A stretch of Mastomys coucha isolate ucsf_1 unplaced genomic scaffold, UCSF_Mcou_1 pScaffold1, whole genome shotgun sequence DNA encodes these proteins:
- the LOC116070006 gene encoding 5-hydroxytryptamine receptor 5B — protein sequence MEVSNLSGATPGIAFPPGPESCSDSPSSGRSMGSTPGELILPGREPPFSAFTILVVTLLVLLIAATFLWNLLVLVTILRVRAFHRVPHNLVASTAVSDVLVAALVMPLSLVSELSAGRRWQLGRSLCHVWISFDVLCCTASIWNVAAIALDRYWTITRHLQYTLRTRRRASALMIAVTWALSALIALAPLLFGWGEAYDARLQRCQVSQEPSYAVFSTCGAFYLPLAVVLFVYWKIYKAAKFRFGRRRRAVVPLPATTQAKEIIPQESEMVFTARCRATVTFQTSGDSWREQKEKRAAMMVGILIGVFVLCWIPFFLTELISPLCACSLPPIWKSVFLWLGYSNSFFNPLIYTAFNKNYNNAFKSLFTKQR from the exons ATGGAAGTCTCTAACCTCTCAGGCGCCACTCCCGGCATTGCCTTTCCTCCGGGACCCGAGAGCTGCAGTGACAGCCCAAGTTCCGGCAGGAGCATGGGATCCACCCCAGGTGAGCTCATCTTGCCCGGCCGCGAGCCCCCGTTCTCTGCCTTCACCATACTCGTGGTGACTCTACTGGTGTTGCTGATCGCTGCCACTTTCTTATGGAATCTGCTAGTTCTGGTGACTATCCTGCGCGTCCGCGCCTTCCACCGCGTGCCACATAACTTGGTGGCCTCGACAGCCGTCTCGGACGTCCTGGTGGCGGCTCTGGTGATGCCACTGAGCCTGGTGAGCGAGTTGTCGGCTGGGCGACGTTGGCAGCTGGGCAGGAGTCTGTGCCACGTGTGGATCTCCTTCGACGTGTTGTGCTGCACGGCCAGCATCTGGAACGTGGCGGCCATCGCCCTGGATCGCTACTGGACGATCACGCGCCACCTGCAGTACACGCTGCGCACCCGGCGCCGCGCTTCTGCGCTCATGATCGCGGTCACCTGGGCACTGTCCGCGCTCATCGCGCTCGCCCCGCTGCTCTTTGGCTGGGGCGAAGCCTATGATGCTCGGCTGCAGCGTTGCCAGGTGAGCCAGGAGCCCTCCTATGCGGTCTTCTCCACCTGCGGAGCTTTCTACCTGCCCCTGGCGGTGGTGCTCTTCGTCTACTGGAAGATATACAAAGCCGCCAAGTTTCGATTCGGCCGCAGACGGCGGGCGGTGGTGCCCCTGCCTGCCACCACGCAG GCAAAGGAAATAATACCTCAGGAGTCTGAGATGGTGTTCACGGCGCGTTGCAGAGCCACGGTGACCTTCCAGACAAGCGGAGACTCGTGGCGGGAGCAGAAGGAGAAGCGAGCAGCCATGATGGTCGGGATCTTGATTGGCGTGTTTGTGCTGTGTTGGATCCCCTTCTTCCTGACGGAGCTCATCAGCCCGCTCTGTGCCTGCAGCCTGCCACCCATCTGGAAGAGCGTATTCCTGTGGCTCGGGTATTCAAATTCGTTCTTCAACCCCTTGATTTACACCGCCTTTAATAAGAATTACAACAATGCCTTCAAGAGCCTCTTTACTAAGCAGAGATAA